The following proteins are co-located in the Pontiella desulfatans genome:
- the acnB gene encoding bifunctional aconitate hydratase 2/2-methylisocitrate dehydratase: MSQFFEEYYAHVEERAKEGIPPLALSQEQTVEVIELLKAPPAGKEDELIELITNRVNPGVDPAAQLKAEFLFKVAHGEESSSLLSPDRAVELLGTMVGGYNLDGLIRLVDEQGELAATAATALKNMVLSVNRFEDIQALADGGNGVAKEIITSWANGEWFTSLPAIDEKIETVVYKVDGEINTDDFSPASFAYTRADIPLHSTCMGGSLFPNGPQEIADLKEKTGLPVTFVGDVVGTGSSRKSAINSLLWHIGNDIPCIPNKRRGGVVIGSTIAPIFFNTAEDSGSLPIQTDVAKLTTGTVINVYPAKGLITDADGNELTSYAVKPDTILDEYRAGGRVPLIIGKQLTERARNVLGMSSIDESGIFVVPNNPQPKEGQGYTLAQKMVGKACGVAGILPGTSCLPKMTTVGSQDTTGPMTAGEITELACLKFNADLVMQSFCHTAAYPKPSDVITHATLPDYIMDRKGVSLRPGDGVIHSWLNRLLVPDTVGTGGDSHTRFPMGISFPAGSGLVAFAAALGVMPLDMPESVLVRFKGELQPGVTLRDIVNAIPYQAIQEGLLTVEKKNKKNIFAGRILEMEGLPDLKVEQAFELTDAAAERSAAAASIKLGRESTVEYLQSNVTLMQEMIKGGYGDAETLAKRIEDVKEWIENGELMEADANAEYAAVIEIDLNEVKEPILCCPNDPDDVKVLSDVQGAKIDDVFIGSCMTNIGHFRAAGEVLDGEGFANVNLWVCPPTKMDEAQLTREGYYSKFSAAGARIEIPGCSLCMGNQARVRDNAVVFSTSTRNFNNRMGTGAQVYLGSAELAAAVALLGKLPTPAEYMQIVGPKLEGRTENVYKYLNFHQMTEFSV; this comes from the coding sequence ATGAGCCAATTCTTCGAAGAGTATTACGCACATGTGGAAGAACGCGCCAAGGAGGGCATTCCGCCGCTTGCCCTGAGCCAGGAACAGACGGTCGAAGTGATTGAGTTGCTGAAAGCGCCGCCGGCCGGCAAAGAGGACGAGCTGATCGAGCTGATCACCAACCGGGTGAACCCGGGGGTTGACCCGGCCGCGCAGTTGAAGGCCGAGTTTTTGTTCAAGGTGGCCCATGGCGAGGAATCCAGTTCGCTGCTTTCGCCCGACCGCGCCGTTGAGTTGCTCGGAACCATGGTGGGCGGATACAACCTCGACGGGCTGATCCGTCTGGTCGATGAGCAGGGCGAACTGGCGGCCACCGCCGCCACCGCCCTGAAAAACATGGTGCTCTCCGTCAACCGTTTCGAGGATATCCAGGCGCTGGCCGACGGCGGCAATGGCGTGGCCAAGGAAATCATTACCTCGTGGGCGAACGGCGAATGGTTCACCTCGCTCCCGGCCATCGACGAAAAAATTGAAACCGTGGTCTACAAGGTCGACGGCGAAATCAACACCGACGATTTTTCCCCGGCCTCTTTCGCCTACACCCGTGCGGATATCCCGCTGCACTCCACCTGCATGGGCGGATCGCTCTTCCCCAACGGTCCGCAGGAAATCGCCGACCTGAAGGAAAAGACCGGCCTGCCGGTTACTTTCGTGGGCGATGTGGTCGGAACCGGTTCATCCCGCAAATCGGCGATCAACTCCCTGCTCTGGCATATTGGCAACGACATCCCGTGCATTCCCAACAAGCGCCGCGGCGGGGTGGTGATCGGCAGCACGATTGCCCCGATCTTCTTCAATACCGCCGAGGACTCCGGCTCCCTGCCGATCCAGACCGATGTCGCAAAACTCACCACCGGAACCGTCATCAACGTTTATCCGGCCAAAGGGCTGATCACCGATGCGGACGGCAACGAGCTCACCAGCTACGCCGTAAAGCCCGACACGATTCTCGACGAATACCGCGCCGGCGGCCGTGTGCCGCTGATTATCGGCAAACAGCTCACCGAGCGCGCGCGCAACGTGCTGGGCATGAGCTCCATCGATGAATCCGGCATCTTCGTGGTGCCGAACAACCCGCAGCCGAAGGAAGGGCAGGGCTATACGCTGGCCCAGAAAATGGTGGGGAAAGCCTGTGGCGTCGCAGGCATTCTGCCGGGCACCTCCTGCCTGCCGAAAATGACCACCGTCGGTTCCCAGGATACCACCGGCCCAATGACCGCCGGGGAAATTACCGAACTCGCCTGCCTGAAGTTCAATGCCGACCTCGTAATGCAGTCGTTCTGCCACACGGCGGCCTATCCGAAGCCGTCCGACGTGATCACCCACGCCACGCTTCCGGACTACATCATGGACCGCAAGGGCGTGTCGCTCCGCCCGGGCGACGGCGTGATCCACTCGTGGCTCAACCGCCTGCTGGTGCCCGACACCGTCGGCACCGGCGGCGACTCGCACACCCGCTTCCCGATGGGCATCTCGTTCCCGGCCGGTTCCGGTCTGGTGGCCTTTGCCGCCGCACTCGGCGTGATGCCGCTCGATATGCCCGAGTCGGTCCTCGTTCGCTTCAAGGGCGAGCTGCAGCCGGGCGTCACCCTGCGCGACATCGTCAACGCCATTCCCTACCAGGCCATCCAGGAAGGCCTGCTGACGGTGGAGAAAAAGAACAAGAAAAACATCTTCGCCGGCCGCATCCTAGAGATGGAAGGCCTGCCGGATCTCAAGGTCGAGCAGGCCTTCGAGCTGACCGATGCCGCCGCCGAGCGTTCCGCCGCCGCGGCCTCCATCAAGCTGGGCCGCGAATCGACGGTTGAATACCTTCAGTCGAACGTCACCCTCATGCAAGAGATGATCAAGGGGGGCTACGGCGATGCCGAGACCCTCGCCAAGCGCATCGAGGACGTGAAGGAGTGGATCGAAAACGGCGAGCTGATGGAAGCCGATGCCAACGCGGAATATGCCGCCGTCATCGAGATCGACCTCAACGAAGTCAAGGAGCCGATCCTCTGCTGCCCGAACGACCCGGACGATGTGAAGGTGCTCTCCGACGTCCAGGGCGCCAAGATCGACGACGTGTTCATCGGCAGCTGCATGACCAACATCGGCCACTTCCGCGCAGCCGGTGAAGTGCTCGACGGCGAAGGCTTTGCCAACGTCAACCTGTGGGTCTGCCCGCCGACCAAGATGGATGAAGCCCAGCTGACCCGCGAGGGCTACTACTCGAAATTCAGCGCCGCCGGTGCACGGATTGAGATTCCGGGATGCTCGCTCTGCATGGGCAACCAGGCGCGGGTTCGCGACAACGCGGTTGTGTTTTCAACCTCCACCCGCAACTTCAACAACCGCATGGGAACCGGAGCCCAGGTCTATCTGGGTTCCGCCGAGCTCGCCGCCGCGGTTGCGCTGCTGGGCAAGCTGCCGACCCCGGCGGAATACATGCAAATCGTCGGCCCGAAACTCGAAGGCCGAACCGAGAATGTCTACAAATACCTCAACTTCCACCAAATGACCGAGTTTTCGGTATGA
- a CDS encoding ATP-binding protein, whose amino-acid sequence MIKRLIWMERIEEAWRERSIIWLSGVRRVGKTCLCKSLDSVEYFDCELPRIRRLLDDPEAFLEQFSKSRVVLDEIHRLPDPSELLKIAADHYPDIRIVATGSSTLGASAKFKDTLAGRKRDIWLSPIIQQELEEFSDKGMDHRFLRGGLPPFFLAGEYPERDYQEWLDAFWAKDIQELYRLERRDSFMKFFELLMQQSGSVFEASFMASPCGVSRTTLQNYLRVLEDTYAMTVIKPYFSNKTKEIVSAPKVYGFDTGFVAFNRGWLDIRPEDRGILWEHVVLNELLAFGFKQQIRYWRTKQGREIDFVIVRRGKPPVAIEVKWNSTGKGDHKHLVSFARSYPDAELFVVAGNIDRSFSRKHGEHTVYYMGLAQLVAELSTSS is encoded by the coding sequence ATGATTAAGCGGTTGATCTGGATGGAACGCATTGAAGAGGCGTGGCGGGAGCGCAGCATAATCTGGTTGAGCGGTGTTCGCCGGGTCGGAAAAACCTGTTTGTGCAAATCTCTTGATAGCGTTGAATACTTTGATTGCGAGTTGCCCCGCATCCGGCGCTTGCTGGATGATCCCGAAGCGTTTCTTGAGCAATTTTCAAAATCAAGGGTGGTACTGGATGAAATCCATCGTCTTCCTGATCCGTCGGAACTCCTTAAAATCGCGGCAGATCATTATCCGGATATTCGGATTGTTGCCACTGGCTCTTCGACATTAGGCGCTTCTGCGAAATTCAAAGATACCTTGGCCGGGCGGAAGCGCGACATCTGGCTATCCCCGATTATTCAGCAGGAACTCGAGGAATTCAGTGATAAAGGAATGGATCATCGGTTCCTGCGTGGCGGACTGCCTCCGTTCTTCCTCGCCGGGGAATATCCCGAACGGGACTACCAGGAATGGTTGGACGCATTCTGGGCAAAGGATATCCAGGAACTCTACCGGTTGGAGCGGCGCGATTCGTTCATGAAGTTTTTCGAGCTGCTGATGCAGCAAAGCGGCAGTGTTTTCGAGGCCAGCTTCATGGCCTCGCCCTGCGGGGTGAGCCGGACAACCTTGCAGAACTATCTTCGCGTGCTTGAAGACACCTATGCGATGACGGTGATCAAGCCCTACTTTTCGAACAAGACGAAAGAGATTGTCTCTGCCCCGAAGGTGTATGGCTTTGACACGGGTTTTGTGGCCTTCAACCGGGGATGGCTGGATATCCGCCCGGAAGACCGGGGAATCCTCTGGGAGCATGTGGTCTTGAATGAATTGCTTGCCTTCGGTTTCAAGCAGCAGATTCGATACTGGCGAACAAAACAGGGACGGGAAATTGACTTTGTTATTGTCCGGCGAGGTAAACCACCGGTGGCCATTGAAGTGAAATGGAATTCCACGGGCAAAGGTGATCATAAGCACCTCGTTTCGTTTGCCCGAAGCTACCCCGATGCGGAATTGTTTGTTGTTGCCGGCAACATCGACCGATCATTTTCCCGGAAACACGGTGAACATACCGTTTATTACATGGGACTTGCCCAACTGGTTGCCGAACTAAGCACTTCTTCGTGA